The following are encoded in a window of Amycolatopsis lexingtonensis genomic DNA:
- a CDS encoding MerR family transcriptional regulator, whose product MSYSIAEAARRSGLSIDTLRYYERIKLLDPPARDTAGRRAYSDEDLNWLGFLTKLRTTGMPIKSMREYASLRRHGVASAGRRKALLVEQRRSVAERIAELQGCLDVLDYKIDNYAQVERSVLGIEPGREEISA is encoded by the coding sequence ATGAGCTACTCGATAGCGGAAGCCGCTCGACGTAGCGGACTGTCCATCGACACCCTCCGGTACTACGAGCGCATCAAACTGCTCGACCCGCCCGCCCGTGACACCGCGGGCCGCCGGGCCTACTCGGACGAAGACCTGAACTGGCTCGGTTTCCTGACCAAGCTGCGCACCACGGGGATGCCCATCAAGAGCATGCGCGAGTACGCGTCGCTGCGCCGCCACGGCGTCGCCAGCGCGGGCCGCCGCAAGGCTCTGCTGGTGGAGCAGCGGCGGTCGGTCGCCGAGCGGATCGCCGAGCTGCAGGGCTGTCTCGACGTCCTCGACTACAAGATCGACAACTACGCACAGGTCGAGCGCAGCGTGCTCGGCATCGAACCCGGCAGGGAGGAAATTTCCGCGTGA
- a CDS encoding TetR/AcrR family transcriptional regulator, which translates to MARPRTHDEALRLKLLDRAGELIAADGPKALSLRKLAADAGTSTTAVYSLFGSKPDLVNALYTEGFRRFGARMAGTALTGDAVDDLVALGSAYRASALADPNLYGIMFSRSVPGFEPNEDAEKLARKTLEPLEAVIRRAIADGVFVDVPPETIAVGCWAIVHGLVSLELTGNLPEEFDVTGSYERALRANASGWLRPQNSGNDPS; encoded by the coding sequence ATGGCTCGACCCCGTACGCACGACGAAGCGCTCCGGCTGAAGCTCCTCGACCGCGCCGGTGAGCTCATCGCCGCCGACGGGCCGAAGGCGCTTTCCCTGCGAAAGCTCGCCGCCGACGCCGGGACGTCGACCACCGCCGTGTACTCCCTCTTCGGCAGCAAACCCGATCTGGTGAACGCCCTCTACACCGAGGGCTTCCGCCGCTTCGGCGCCCGGATGGCGGGTACCGCGCTGACCGGCGACGCCGTCGACGACCTGGTCGCGCTCGGCAGCGCCTACCGCGCCAGCGCGCTCGCCGACCCGAACCTGTACGGGATCATGTTCAGCCGGTCCGTGCCGGGGTTCGAACCCAACGAAGACGCCGAAAAACTGGCCCGCAAGACGCTGGAGCCCCTGGAGGCGGTCATCCGCCGGGCGATCGCCGACGGCGTCTTCGTCGACGTCCCGCCCGAGACGATCGCGGTCGGCTGCTGGGCCATCGTGCACGGGCTGGTGTCGCTGGAGCTGACCGGCAACCTGCCGGAGGAGTTCGACGTGACCGGCTCGTACGAGCGGGCCCTGCGCGCGAACGCCTCCGGCTGGCTGCGGCCTCAGAACAGCGGCAACGACCCCTCGTAG